A genomic stretch from Longimicrobium sp. includes:
- a CDS encoding pitrilysin family protein encodes MSTIISSTIRIPSTTRVLANGLRVVAHEDPSAPIVTVHLMFRAGSRDERPGRTGLAHLLEHLMFEGSQHAPKGHFDDALERVGGSNNGSTWLDRTNYYETVPTHAVELPLWLERDRMAFFLPMLTGEVLELQRGVVMNERRQVIENRPYGKADEELHELLFPPDHPYSWPTIGYMRDLEQITLEDARAFYQTYYTPGNAVLVFAGDIAADRAFELAERYFGDLPAGPELPPPPAPVMPPAPNGARRVMDDDVSFPRIMQAFAVPAYGTPDWIALDVLAYLLADGDSSRLQRALVRDGRLAQDVDSYLYPTALCGVFGFVSTARSEVEPEALEHAIRQVVDEVIENGVTDEELTGAVRRVRRDQVSELATVEERADALAYAATVLGDADAVHTVLDGYAEVTTDDLRRVAAEYLVPERGATLVVVPRPGQDDEDEEAGDE; translated from the coding sequence TTGAGTACCATCATCTCATCCACCATCCGAATCCCCAGCACCACCCGCGTGCTGGCGAACGGCCTGCGCGTGGTGGCGCACGAAGACCCGTCGGCGCCCATCGTTACGGTGCACCTTATGTTCCGGGCCGGCTCGCGAGACGAACGGCCGGGACGCACGGGGCTGGCGCACCTCCTGGAGCACCTGATGTTCGAGGGCTCGCAGCACGCGCCCAAGGGGCACTTCGACGACGCGCTGGAGCGCGTGGGCGGCAGCAACAACGGCAGCACCTGGCTTGACCGCACCAACTACTACGAGACGGTGCCCACGCACGCCGTGGAGCTGCCGCTGTGGCTGGAGCGCGACCGCATGGCGTTCTTCCTTCCCATGCTCACCGGCGAGGTGCTGGAACTGCAGCGCGGCGTGGTGATGAACGAGCGGCGCCAGGTGATCGAGAACCGCCCGTACGGAAAGGCCGACGAGGAGCTTCACGAATTGCTCTTTCCGCCGGACCATCCGTACTCGTGGCCCACCATCGGGTACATGCGCGACCTGGAGCAGATTACGCTCGAGGACGCCCGGGCATTCTACCAGACCTACTACACCCCGGGCAACGCGGTGCTCGTCTTTGCCGGCGACATCGCCGCCGACCGGGCCTTCGAGCTGGCCGAGCGCTACTTCGGCGACCTTCCCGCCGGCCCCGAGCTGCCGCCGCCGCCCGCGCCCGTTATGCCGCCGGCTCCGAACGGCGCCCGGCGGGTGATGGATGACGACGTCTCCTTTCCGCGCATCATGCAGGCCTTCGCCGTCCCAGCGTACGGCACGCCCGACTGGATTGCACTCGACGTGCTGGCCTACCTGCTGGCGGATGGAGACAGCAGCCGCCTGCAGCGGGCTCTGGTGCGCGACGGCCGGCTGGCGCAGGACGTGGATTCGTACCTGTATCCCACCGCGCTCTGCGGCGTCTTCGGGTTCGTCAGCACGGCGCGGTCGGAGGTGGAGCCCGAGGCGCTGGAGCACGCCATCCGCCAGGTGGTGGACGAGGTGATCGAGAACGGGGTGACGGACGAGGAACTGACCGGCGCCGTCCGCCGCGTGCGCCGCGACCAGGTGTCGGAACTGGCGACGGTGGAGGAGCGCGCGGACGCCCTGGCCTACGCCGCGACGGTTCTCGGCGACGCGGACGCGGTTCACACGGTGCTCGACGGCTACGCCGAGGTTACCACGGACGACCTGCGCCGCGTGGCCGCCGAGTACCTGGTGCCGGAGCGTGGCGCCACGCTGGTCGTGGTCCCCCGCCCCGGCCAGGACGACGAAGACGAGGAGGCGGGCGATGAGTGA
- a CDS encoding M2 family metallopeptidase — MTSAGEAEARAFVEQLQARAAPLQTEANLAWWEAATGGGDAALERSARARSEYRALFSDAAGAARVRAWLASAEVREPLLRRQLQLLDYEFTPNQLPRDTIDDLVARTAELERTFYGFRAEIGGERVTNNRIVDILEKENDSAVRREAWSASKQVGARVADPLRELVRRRNAAAHSLGFADAYVMDLEVQEISPARLFALLNEFRDLTDEPFQALRAEQDRAMADRFGVSADELRPWHWEDPFGQEAPAARGLDLDAWFAGRDAVQVAAGFFSGIGLPVDGVLARSDLYEREGKDQHAFCQDIDRRGDVRILCNLRPNEKWMGTLLHELGHAVYDCEVPRSLPYVLRQPAHILSTESVAMYFGRLTREPAWLREVMGAEVSAAEAAEIRRQLRAGMLVAARWMLVMVYFERELYRDPDRADLNAVWWNLVERIQGVRHPEARADGTEWASKIHLSLSPVYYHNYLLGEMMASQVSAAIRRETGLPPDRSIAGEPRVGAFFRDRIFAPGATVDWNGLLVHATGEELSPRHFVHQFV; from the coding sequence GTGACCTCTGCCGGCGAAGCGGAGGCGCGGGCGTTCGTCGAGCAGCTGCAGGCGCGCGCCGCGCCCCTGCAGACCGAGGCGAACCTCGCCTGGTGGGAGGCGGCCACGGGCGGTGGCGACGCGGCCCTGGAGCGCTCGGCCCGCGCGAGGTCGGAGTACCGCGCGCTCTTTTCCGATGCCGCCGGCGCCGCCCGGGTGCGTGCATGGCTCGCGTCCGCCGAGGTGCGAGAGCCGCTGCTTCGCCGGCAGCTGCAGCTGCTGGACTATGAGTTCACCCCCAACCAGCTTCCGCGCGACACCATCGACGACCTGGTGGCGCGCACGGCGGAGCTGGAGCGCACCTTCTACGGCTTTCGCGCGGAGATCGGCGGCGAGCGGGTGACCAACAACCGCATCGTCGACATTCTGGAAAAGGAGAACGACTCGGCGGTGCGGCGCGAGGCGTGGAGCGCCAGCAAGCAGGTGGGCGCGCGGGTGGCCGATCCCCTGCGCGAGCTGGTCCGCCGCCGCAACGCCGCGGCGCACTCGCTGGGCTTCGCCGATGCGTACGTGATGGACCTGGAGGTGCAGGAAATCTCCCCCGCTCGGCTGTTCGCGCTTCTGAATGAGTTCCGCGATTTGACGGATGAGCCGTTCCAGGCGCTGCGGGCGGAGCAGGACCGTGCGATGGCTGACCGCTTCGGCGTTTCGGCCGACGAGCTGCGGCCGTGGCACTGGGAAGACCCGTTCGGCCAAGAGGCGCCGGCCGCGCGCGGATTGGACCTGGATGCCTGGTTCGCGGGCCGCGACGCCGTGCAGGTCGCGGCCGGCTTCTTTTCCGGGATCGGCCTGCCGGTAGACGGGGTTCTCGCGCGCAGCGACCTGTACGAGCGGGAGGGTAAGGACCAGCACGCCTTCTGCCAGGACATCGACCGGCGGGGCGACGTGCGCATCCTGTGCAACCTGCGCCCCAATGAGAAGTGGATGGGCACGCTGCTTCACGAGTTGGGGCATGCCGTCTACGACTGCGAGGTCCCGCGCTCGCTGCCCTACGTGCTGCGCCAGCCCGCGCACATCCTCTCCACCGAGAGCGTGGCGATGTACTTCGGGCGGCTGACGCGCGAGCCGGCGTGGCTGCGCGAGGTGATGGGCGCCGAGGTGTCCGCCGCCGAGGCCGCGGAGATCCGCCGCCAGCTGCGGGCGGGGATGCTGGTCGCGGCGCGGTGGATGCTGGTGATGGTGTACTTCGAGCGCGAGCTGTACCGCGACCCGGATCGTGCGGACCTGAACGCCGTCTGGTGGAACCTGGTGGAGCGCATCCAGGGCGTCCGGCACCCCGAGGCGCGCGCGGACGGAACGGAGTGGGCGAGCAAGATCCACCTGTCGCTCTCGCCCGTGTACTATCACAACTACCTGCTGGGCGAGATGATGGCCTCGCAGGTGTCCGCCGCCATCCGGCGCGAGACGGGCCTTCCGCCGGACCGCAGCATTGCCGGCGAGCCGCGCGTGGGAGCCTTCTTCCGGGACCGCATCTTCGCCCCGGGCGCCACGGTGGACTGGAACGGCCTCCTGGTCCACGCTACGGGCGAGGAGTTGTCCCCCCGCCACTTCGTCCACCAGTTCGTCTGA
- the asd gene encoding archaetidylserine decarboxylase (Phosphatidylserine decarboxylase is synthesized as a single chain precursor. Generation of the pyruvoyl active site from a Ser is coupled to cleavage of a Gly-Ser bond between the larger (beta) and smaller (alpha chains). It is an integral membrane protein.) — protein MRSVTGAAAGTAAGMHRSHESPELPTLRWRAALSLLKRLPQGALSRGFGRLADAPIPPRVRPAVLGAFARAVGAEVAEAELPLEAYPTLNRFFTRRLAAGARTWPSDPSVVASPVDGAVGQLGTVREGRLIQAKGRLYEVAQLLEDDAAAARYEGGAFITLYLSPKDYHRIHAPVGGEIREARHVPGWLLPVNAPSVAHTQDLFARNERLMCHVDGPMGRVAVVAVGAYNVGRISAAFDREWNAPPGENAWVTNRRGHRSAARSYDPPVRVNRGDEVMTFHLGSTVVLVFEPGRVELLPSLAVDQPVRLGMPIGTVVARVG, from the coding sequence ATGCGCTCCGTCACCGGGGCGGCGGCCGGCACCGCCGCCGGAATGCACCGATCCCACGAATCGCCCGAGCTTCCTACCCTCCGCTGGCGCGCCGCGCTGTCGCTGCTCAAGCGCCTGCCGCAGGGCGCGCTCAGCCGCGGCTTCGGCCGGCTGGCGGATGCGCCCATTCCCCCGCGCGTGCGCCCCGCCGTCCTCGGCGCCTTCGCGCGCGCCGTCGGCGCCGAGGTAGCCGAGGCGGAGCTGCCGCTGGAGGCGTATCCCACCCTCAACCGCTTCTTCACCCGCAGGCTGGCGGCTGGCGCGCGCACCTGGCCGTCGGACCCGTCCGTGGTCGCCAGCCCGGTGGACGGGGCCGTGGGGCAGCTGGGAACGGTGCGCGAGGGGCGGCTGATCCAGGCCAAGGGGCGGCTGTACGAAGTGGCGCAGCTGCTGGAGGACGACGCGGCCGCGGCGCGGTACGAGGGCGGGGCGTTCATCACCCTCTACCTCTCGCCCAAGGACTACCACCGCATCCACGCGCCCGTCGGCGGGGAGATCCGCGAGGCGCGGCACGTTCCCGGGTGGCTGCTGCCGGTGAACGCGCCCTCCGTGGCGCACACGCAGGACCTGTTCGCGCGCAACGAGCGGCTGATGTGCCACGTGGACGGGCCGATGGGTCGCGTCGCGGTCGTCGCGGTGGGCGCCTACAACGTGGGCCGCATCAGCGCGGCGTTCGACCGCGAGTGGAACGCGCCGCCGGGCGAGAACGCCTGGGTAACGAACCGCCGCGGCCACCGATCCGCCGCGCGCAGCTACGATCCGCCCGTTCGCGTGAACCGCGGCGACGAGGTGATGACCTTTCACCTGGGCTCCACCGTGGTCCTGGTCTTCGAACCCGGCCGCGTGGAGCTGCTCCCGTCCCTCGCGGTGGACCAGCCGGTGCGCCTGGGCATGCCCATCGGTACCGTAGTAGCGCGGGTGGGGTGA